A genome region from Pangasianodon hypophthalmus isolate fPanHyp1 chromosome 11, fPanHyp1.pri, whole genome shotgun sequence includes the following:
- the rfc4 gene encoding replication factor C subunit 4 — protein MQAFLKGATQGVKPQKDKATASGSGENKRQKPVPWVEKYRPKCVDEVAFQEEVVAVLKKSLEGADLPNLLFYGPPGTGKTSTILAAARELYGPELYRQRVLELNASDERGIQVIREKVKNFAQLTVAGTRPDGKSCPPFKIIILDEADSMTNAAQAALRRTMEKESRTTRFCLICNYVSRIIEPLTSRCSKFRFKPLANEVQRERLVEICEKENLKYSKEGIDALVKVSEGDLRKAITLLQSTARLSTEKEITESIVVEISGVVPPKVIENLLQTCYKGNFEKLEIAVKNMIDEGYAATQILSQFHDVIIEEKLGDKQKSVITEKMAVVDKCLADGADEYLQLLNLCSVIMQQATQSA, from the exons ATGCAGGCTTTTCTGAAAGGAGCTACACAAGGTGTTAAACCTCAGAAGGACAAAGCCACAGCTTCAGGCAGTGGAGAGAATAAGCGACAGAAGCCAGTGCCTTGGGTGGAGAAATA CAGACCTAAGTGCGTGGATGAAGTTGCTTTTCAAGAGGAGGTCGTTGCAGTATTGAAGAAATCACTAGAGGGTGCTGAT CTCCCAAATCTTCTGTTTTATGGCCCACCTGGAACAGGAAAGACCTCCACTATTCTTGCTGCTGCCAGGGAGCTTTATGG ACCAGAGCTTTACCGACAGAGAGTGCTGGAACTGAATGCCTCAGATGAGAGAGGGATTCAGGTGATTCGGGAGAAAGTGAAGAATTTTGCTCAGCTAACGGTGGCTGGTACGCGGCCGGA TGGAAAATCATGTCCTccatttaaaatcataattcTGGACGAGGCGGATTCCATGACCAATGCGGCCCAGGCCGCTCTGAGGCGCACCATGGAGAAGGAGTCACGCACAACCCGCTTCTGCCTCATCTGTAACTACGTCAGCAG AATCATCGAGCCTTTGACGTCTCGCTGCTCCAAATTCCGCTTCAAACCCCTCGCCAATGAGGTTCAGCGGGAGCGTCTGGTGGAAATCTGTGAGAAGGAGAATCTCAAATACAGCAAAGAG GGGATTGATGCGCTGGTCAAAGTGTCAGAGGGAGATCTCCGGAAAGCTATAACGCTTCTGCAGAGCACAGCCAGACTCAgtacagagaaagagatcacAGAGAGCATCGTCGTAGAGATCTCAGGG GTGGTTCCACCCAAAGTGATTGAAAATCTGCTTCAAACCTGTTACAAAGGCAACTTTGAAAAATTAGAGATTGCTGTGAAG AATATGATAGATGAAGGCTACGCTGCTACACAGATCCTCAGCCAGTTCCATGACGTTATTATAGAGGAGAAACTGGGTGATAAACAGAAGTCTGTCATCACTGAAAAGATGGCA GTTGTTGATAAGTGCTTGGCGGACGGAGCTGATGAATACTTGCAGCTGCTGAACCTCTGCTCTGTGATCATGCAGCAGGCCACGCAGAGCGCCTGA
- the LOC113536391 gene encoding eukaryotic initiation factor 4A-II: MSSGSADYNSSRDRDHGGPEGMEPDGVIESNWNEITDNFDDMNLKETLLRGIYAYGFEKPSAIQQRAIIPCIKGYDVIAQAQSGTGKTATFAISILQQLDVEQKETQAMVLAPTRELAQQIQKVILALGDYMGATCHACIGGTNVRNEMQKLQAEAYHIVVGTPGRVFDMLNRRFLSPKWIKMFVLDEADEMLSRGFKDQIYEIFQKLSTNIQVVLLSATMPAEVLEVTKKFMREPVRILVKKEELTLEGIKQFYINVEREEWKLDTLCDLYETLTITQAVIFLNTRRKVDWLTEKMHARDFTVSALHGDMDQKERDVIMREFRSGSSRVLITTDLLARGIDVQQVSLVINYDLPTNRENYIHRIGRGGRFGRKGVAINFVTEEDKRILRDIETFYNTTVEEMPMNVADLI, encoded by the exons ATGTCCAGCGGTTCTGCGGATTATAACAG CTCTAGAGACAGAGACCATGGGGGCCCTGAGGGAATGGAGCCTGATGGTGTCATCGAG AGCAACTGGAACGAGATTACGGACAATTTCGATGATATGAACTTGAAGGAGACGCTCCTTCGCGGTATCTACGCTTACGGTTTTGAGAAACCGTCAGCCATTCAGCAGAGGGCAATCATTCCATGCATTAAAG gTTATGACGTTATCGCTCAGGCTCAGTCGGGAACTGGCAAGACAGCCACGTTCGCCATCTCCATCCTGCAGCAGCTGGATGTGGAGCAGAAGGAGACCCAGGCTATGGTGCTGGCTCCTACCAGAGAGCTGGCCCAACAG ATCCAGAAAGTAATCCTGGCACTCGGTGATTATATGGGTGCCACATGCCATGCCTGCATCGGGGGCACGAATGTGCGAAACGAGATGCAGAAACTCCAAGCCGAGGCTTACCACATAGTGGTCGGGACCCCGGGCCGTGTGTTCGACATGTTAAACAGGAGGTTTCTGT CTCCTAAATGGATCAAGATGTTTGTCTTGGATGAAGCTGATGAAATGCTGAGTCGAGGATTTAAGGATCAGATCTATGAAATTTTTCAGAAGCTAAGCACCAACATTCAA GTCGTGCTTCTCTCTGCCACGATGCCCGCTGAGGTTTTGGAAGTGACCAAAAAGTTTATGCGGGAGCCTGTTCGCATCCTTGTGAAAAAAGAGGAGCTTACTCTGGAGGGTATCAAGCAGTTCTACATCAATGTGGAACGAGAG GAGTGGAAGTTAGACACACTGTGTGACCTTTACGAGACTCTGACAATCACCCAGGCTGTGATCTTCCTGAACACCAGGCGGAAGGTGGACTGGCTGACCGAGAAGATGCACGCTCGGGACTTCACCGTCTCTGCACTG CATGGAGACATGGACCAGAAGGAACGTGATGTGATTATGAGGGAGTTTCGATCTGGATCCAGCAGGGTGCTGATCACTACAGATTTGCTG GCTCGTGGCATTGACGTGCAGCAAGTGTCTCTAGTCATTAACTACGATTTGCCGACCAACCGAGAAAACTACATCCATAG AATCGGACGTGGTGGCCGTTTCGGCAGGAAGGGCGTCGCCATTAACTTCGTCACGGAGGAGGACAAGAGGATTCTTCGGGACATTGAAACTTTTTACAACACTACAGTTGAGGAGATGCCCATGAATGTGGCTGATCTGATTTAA
- the plaat1 gene encoding phospholipase A and acyltransferase 1, producing the protein MMDNQPNTNHTMATSDPDTYSEPQPGDLIEIFRPAYQHWALYLGDGYIVNLTPVDETQAAAMSSVKSVFTRKAVVRMQLLKDVVGGDTFRVNNKYDSSHTPLPVSEIIERAQLLIGQEVSYDLLGSNCEHFVTLLRYGEGVSEQATRAIGAISLVTAAASAFSMLGFINARNRNRPF; encoded by the exons ATGATGGATAATCAGCCAAACACAAATCATACT ATGGCCACTAGTGACCCGGACACTTACAGCGAACCTCAGCCTGGTGACCTCATCGAGATCTTTCGACCGGCGTATCAGCACTGGGCCCTGTATCTGGGAGATGGCTACATCGTCAACCTTACACCAGTCG ATGAGACCCAAGCAGCCGCAATGTCCAGCGTGAAGTCAGTGTTCACTCGGAAGGCTGTGGTGCGGATGCAGCTCCTGAAGGACGTTGTGGGGGGAGATACGTTCCGTGTCAACAATAAATATGACAGCAGTCACACACCTTTGCCCGTGTCTGAGATCATTGAGCGAGCACAGCTACTGATTGGGCAGGAGGTGTCATATGACCTGTTGGGCAGCAACTGCGAGCACTTCGTCACCCTGCTGCGATATGGCGAGGGAGTATCTGAGCAG GCAACACGTGCTATCGGGGCGATAAGTTTGGTGACGGCAGCAGCGAGTGCCTTCTCTATGCTTGGCTTCATCAATGCTCGCAACAGGAACAGACCTTTCTGA